Genomic window (Neoarius graeffei isolate fNeoGra1 chromosome 13, fNeoGra1.pri, whole genome shotgun sequence):
agctcgaacccagaactttcttgctgtgaggtgacagtgctgcccactacaccaccgtgctgctgtttCTCATCTCATGGTACCAAATTATCAAAGGGAAAATGAATGGAGTCACgtactggaaaaatgttctgagcacaaactactcatctcatctcatcacatctcattatctctaaccaccttatcctgtcctacagggttgcaggcaagctggagcctatcccagctgactacgggcaaaaggcggggtacaccctggacaagttgccaggtcatcgcagggctgacacatagacacagacaaccattcacactcacattcacacctacagtcaatttagagtcaccagttaacctaacctgcatgtctttggactgtgggggaaaccagagcacccaggggaaacccacgcagacacggggagaacatgcaaactcagcacagaaaggcccccgtcagtcactgggctcaaacccagaactttcttgctgtgaggtgacagtgctaaccactacaccactatgctgcccAAGCATGGTGGTGTTTTGGGTTACAGGGCTGTTTCTCTTCTCATGGTACCAAAATATCAAAGGGAAAATGAATGGAGTCATgtactggaaaaatgttctgagcacaaactgctgataaTGTTAATgccgacacctttctgttttagcaagcattaactttttcagcagtttgtgctacagttgctcttctgtgggattggactataGGGGCCAGCCTTCGATACCCATGACCTTGTCGCCggatcaccggttgtccttccttggatcacttttgtttggtactaaccactgcataccaggaacaccccacaagatgtgccattttggagatgctcagacccagtcatctaaccatcacaatttggcccttgtcagagttaCTCAGAtctttatgcttgcccatttttattgcttccaacacatcaacttcaagaactgactgttctcttgctgctgaaTATATCCCAACCCTTGATAAGTGCCATTGtagtgagataatcaatgttattcacttcacctgtcagtggttcaaATGGTATGTCTGATCagtgccatccatccattatctgtagccgcttatcctgtcctacagggtcgcaggcaagctggagcctatcccagctgactacgggcgaaaggcagggtacaccctggacaagttgccaggtcatcgcagggctgacacatagacacagacaaccattcacactcacattcacacctatggtcaattttagagccaccaattagcctaacctgcatgtctttggactgtgagggaaaccggagcacccggaggaaacccacgcgaacacggggagagcatgcaaattccacgaaaggccctcgccagccgctgggctcgaatccaggaccttcttgctgtgaggcaacagtgctaaccactacaccaccgtgctgcccggctgATCAGTGTATTTCCCATATTAGTGGTCCATTATTTCACTGTACAGCTCTATAAGTGTGTGTGATATGAGTTATAATATTATTTCACCTAAAAGCCCAGAGGAAGATTTGCTGGTGTCATACATGATAAAATGCACAAAGCACACGATGAGAAAAGACTATGAGGTGCTTTATACATCAACAGGCTCAGTCATTGTGTGGTAGAAATTCCTATAAATGATGTTTACGTTTCCTGGAGATAGTAGTTAAAATTAATATTAAGACATGTAGAAAAAGCTATGAATGCATGGTTGAGTACACATTTCTCTCACACTTGACTAGTACAGATTCTTTCCGCATAATGCATGTGTGTACATGCTTTGGTCTCTCTgcttgtgcatgtgtgtttttgtATTTGTGCTGGTGCTCTTCTTGACGTACAGCCTTTTCAGCATTATGATCCACTATTGATCTTTTCCCACTCCCTTTCTTCACAAgaacacagaagcacagcagtgtGATTTGGTTGTCAATGCTTCATGAGCATCTCAGTAGCCACCTGAAGAACATCTCTGATTATGAATATGAATAAAAGGTCAGGGTGCAGCTTAATTAGATCTACAGTACACAAATTTGCAGGTATGCAAAACAGGAATTTCGATCGAACTTTTGTTCGAAACCACTCATATCTATCTTCTTGTTGTATTGAATATTTGCTGgaccgttcaaatcatggtaatactgagaaaattcagcactgtttacagacatgctttcaccggctgccatcctagttgctttgtatatccgccatcatggtggacgctcatgacgtagtacgttttgatcacgtggttgcaattcATCTCAAATCAAGGCTCCATTTCCCATTTATTTACAACCCTTGGGGAGTTAATTTGGTTGTCTTTGTGAGGGAACCCTTAAACACTATGTAGAACCCTACACCGAGAGTGTGCTAATCCACTCAAATGAGTTTGTACAGTACGTTTATATATTCTGTACTTCTGTGGTTGACCGGCAGGTGAAGACATTGAGGCAAAGTCACCCGTAAGCTTGTACCGTCATTTCCAAGtcaacaaacctttttttttaagtttagttTATTCATTTAACTTAGTTATAATCTTTTACAATATTCTCTTAATTGACACAAAGTCTGGGAAGTGAAGGTCTCgccctttattgtcatttcaaaACAAGCATTAAAATACAGTACGCATCATATTTGTTTACATCTAACAGCAAAAATGGCGGAGTCATTTCAATACACAAATGCCGTAAAGAGCAGGTTGTACAGTGGATACGGGGTCCAAACGTTTAGCAGCATATTTTTGGCTAGTACAACAGAGAGTCGTGAGACTTCATGAGCCTGTATAAGTTCAGctactttgtttaaaaaaaaaaaataccctaaAGGCCAAATTCGTCATATGACGAAGGCTCCTCATCAGAACGCACTGAAATTTTAAACTGGCGCCGTAAAAAGCCACCATATCTCCTTTGGTTATCCCAATTTAATTTAGGACGGATTCTTCTCATGAAGCCTCCATATCTTTTCTGCAGCTCCTGCTGGCCAGTTCCTTCTTCAGACTCACTTCTTTTGGGAATGAATTTTCTCCGGAAGCCGCCATAACGTTTCACCTCATTTAGAGGAAATGAACTGTCGTAAAGTCCTATTTCATTCTCTGAGGCAACATCTTCCCCTTCAACATCCTCGGTCAGCTCAGGCACATTTCTCTCAATCACTTTTAACATGACATCACCATATTTCTTTGCCAGCAACCCTTTTTCTATAGCATTCTCCCTCCAGGGTGAAGTGagcaggttttttttgtttttctcgatCCTTTTTATGAATCCTCCATAGCGCTTCACTGGGTTCGATGCTGTCGGCTCCTGTAGGTCATCTTCAGGATGTTTCCATAAAATCTTCTGGCACCGATCCAGCTCACTGCTGGATGTAAGTGTCCCTTCACACTCTAACCTACAGGTCTGATTGGGGGGAAAGCAACATTGAAAAGGATAAAAGACataagaaataaaacagtctcaaAGTTTAttgttttcctctaacagcacaatGTAATGTGTTTTACTACTCTTATACCACAGAAATTGGGCAACAGTTACCATTTTTTATATTTTACTGAATAATACgttatactttttatccatttatagttacatttaacgtCCAGAAGACAAGCTTGTTCCTGTAATTCTTAATTATGTTatcacagctataaacagttgttctctctctctctctctctctctctctctctctctctctctctctatctatctctctctctctctctcagtctctcttgtTTTCTGTCTCTTTATAAGACAAAAAAGCAGCTTGTCATTACTGCGAAACTGGAATgcacaaactcctctgtcctgaagtctTCCGTTTGATGGAAAACTTGCTGGCAAGTTTGTAGACTCCTTTCATAGGAACATCAAAAAGTCTTCTAAAAGAAAACTTATATATAAATTGAATCCATTTGTTATTAGCCTTATATGTAGACCACCTGCCATACAATGAATGACTACAGACAATAATTTGTCACAACAAGCACTTTAGTAACTGCTACTTTGATA
Coding sequences:
- the pdyn gene encoding proenkephalin-B, translated to MEWYVLVLMLSLPSLSWADCSERCLKCALTISDSPLNLLTCRLECEGTLTSSSELDRCQKILWKHPEDDLQEPTASNPVKRYGGFIKRIEKNKKNLLTSPWRENAIEKGLLAKKYGDVMLKVIERNVPELTEDVEGEDVASENEIGLYDSSFPLNEVKRYGGFRRKFIPKRSESEEGTGQQELQKRYGGFMRRIRPKLNWDNQRRYGGFLRRQFKISVRSDEEPSSYDEFGL